The window ttaaaaaaagtattttaattaattaattaagtgggaccacaacagggactaaagttaattcctcctaatggagaagagagagatgctttgagttcctatttaccgTTTATaacgcaaaagctgatgtggagttactttttatgacaggtgggccataaataGGGATTGagatgagttccctactggaAATGGTCTAAGGGCCCGGGGAGCTTTTTTTTCTCTAGGTAATTGAAGcaaaaaactttaaaaagatATAAGAAAGGTCGTTTAGAGCAATTCCAATGCTAAGAAATAGAATTCCTCTTCTGACATATGGGGACTCAATTACCATTGGAGTGAGAAGGGAAAGAGGGTTCTTCACGTGAATCAAGATTGAGAGTTCCTCTAAACAGGGACTTGCAACAACCAATAAAATCATGTCATGTGGtaagttaataaaataaaaataaaaatatattaaatatatatattaaataattaaattataattaatttattaataattataataatttattatattaaatacttatatatttatttaattaattatttatattaattatttaataattagttatattaaattataattaatataaataattatgttaaatcaatatcaaatattatttatattgttatattaaatcataattaattaaatttattttacataaaaaataaatttaatttttacatattataaaataatttttagttggattatttatttttatttataaaatttaaaatactaatcaaatttaagttatttattttaatattttataatattgaattattttgaatttataaatttaaataatattattataaaaaaataataattatattaattttaattactttaattaattaattaagtgggaccacaataggGATTAAAGTTAGTTCCTTTTAATGGAAAAGAGAGAGattctttgagttcctatttattgtttatgatgcaaaagctgatgtggagttactttttatgacaggtgggccataaataGGAACTGGAatgagttccctactggagatggtcttatCGTTTTCTGTCTGGATAaggaatttatttttcttttggaggGGGTCTATTTCATCGATATAATCTAAAGTCCATTCTCGTACAATACTgagttaatatttaatatttaaaatggttcctaaaatttaatatttaaaatagtcTCTCAAAATTTTTGATAGcctcaaattgattcttgaaattcCAATTGACTCAATTTAAACTTCTAATAAATAACTCACGTTAGCCCTTTtgttaaaaagcatattttctctttgttttgatgctttttttttatgaaaaacacaTGCTAGTAGCGTCATCAAACATGTTGTGGATGTTTGAAAGAAGTCAGAATTGTTGCTCTGTGGTCGTTGTGCTCACAAAAGAGCACACAAAGTGACATGCTGAAAATGAAGTCTAATGGTATTATAGAATATTTGAAACTTACTTTAATTTCATACAAATGTAAATTCCTGTATTAGTACGGGTTTGTCAATTGGTGTAACCTAGTTAGTGCTGGTTCTAGTTCTGGAATATACCagattcatgcatggtgttcgaCTGATTTGATTTTACAATCTGCACAGATAAGTTTTCCATTGTTtttctacttgtaccatatttgtgaTTGGTAAGTGCTGCTTCTGACTGTGTTTTTTGTTGTCTTTTTAATTGAGGATTCCAAGTCTATGACTCCCTCTGAGGTGGGACAGATTCTTGAATGGGAATTGCCCTAGAATCTTGAACCCTCTGTAGCTGAACTACAAGATCTTGAAGAAGGGAGCTTTCATGAAACTAAATTACCTTCCCTTTGTAAACATCCTATTACTGCTACTTGTCACTCTTAGCTAGGAACTTCAGTGTTATGGCCTAGCCATGTTTGATTTGATAAGTCTGGATGAGTTTAATTCCTAAGCAAATagcgaagaaaaaaaataagcatCAATCAATTGTTCTTAGAATTTTTCGCTGAAAGTTTATCTAGCTTATCTTCTTATTTCACATATCACCTTGTTTTAATAGAATCTTAACAGTATGGagtatagttgtcagaaccgaaccggtaatcGAACCGATCAAGATATTGGATTATTGGATTATTGGTTCAACTGGTGAgttactggttgaaccggttaatCCGgtcttatacaaataaaaaataaaaaataaaaaaatttaaaattaaaatttgaaattaaaatttaaaaaacatatttttactaatattttaagaatatctaactattctaaaataatataaaacagaaataataagtattttattaattttactctatcataaatattttattttgtttttatattaaaataataatcattttcaaattttaataatttattaattaatttatatttattatactattatatactacaagtatttattaaaaaataagtgagtttataactaaaattaaaataaattaaataaaaataaattatttgataaaagataTCTAAATATAGTATAATTTGTAAATATATTAATCGAAAATATGATAGTCTAGTGGTTGTGACTTGCTTGTTTTTCATTGAAGATAGGGGTTCGAAACCCACCGGCTCACCccaccaattttaaaaaattttaactttcagCAGTTCGGTCGGACTGATTTTACCGAGTTTGACTGATTTTTATCGGTTCACTTTGGATTTGACCGCTTCAGTTCTCTTCTTTGTTTGGTTTAATTAACGGACCGGATCAATTTAAACTCCGATTTACTAATTTTTCAGTCAAATTGACTGGTCCGGTCTAGTTTTAACAACACTAGTATGGAGCATATAAACATGGTTTTCTTACCAAAATAGAGGACCATTACATTAAATTTTGTACCTACTACTGTTTTACAACAAAATAAAGCGGATTCCTGATACATTCCTAATAGGAGATTACTTTGATAAAGATATTAAATATGTCTTTTTTTAAAGGTGATTacatttttcataatattattgGTCATCTTTATAAAAtcgattaataatttattttttaataaaccagaacaaaatcgatttattatagtaataataataaacccagttgtttgcattataattattagacctgATTAATCCGATCGATTTATACAATCTGAATCgaattatgtttaaattttttgatataaagacaaatatatccttaacttttattttgtgaatatttaaatccctataaatataaaaatacaattagGACCCTGAAAAAAAACCTAACTCTAGCCCCTTGTCCTTGCCCAAGTCCAAACCCAAACCCAAGTCCAACCTCTCAATAATCTCTCAAGCTAACCAAACAAACCTAGCCCTATCGTCTCCTTCCTCTCCCTTTCTCACGGAAGCTCGAACTCCTCATCTCTTTGCTCACTGGCTTCGCTCATCTCTTTGCTCACTGGCTTCGCAATCGCAAGCTCTCTCCCTCTCTCGTCTCCAGTCTCGAACCCAAGGTCCTCGTCACTTCCGTTCTTCAGTCGTCACCGTCTCGCATTCAGCCGCGCTCGCACGCCTTCCCTGAACTCGTCGTCGTCGGCGTCAGAAGTAGCCGGTCTCGAGACTGATCCTGCAAAACCTGATCTCCTTCAAATGCATGAGTGACATTTCAGATCTGGGCTTCATCGCTACATCTGGATAATTGGAATGATTTATGCTTACTTTGTTCCGAATGTAATCTCATATGCTGGTTTATTTGATGATATCCAGctattttaaatttagaataatttactGTCTCAGGTTATAACATAATTTCATAtaccaaatgaaaaaaaaatcataatttaagCTTAGTACTGGAAAAAAAAAAATGCAGAGCATGTTATAACTTTAACCTATTTTAGCATGTTTGGTATCATTAAATACAAGTTTCACAGTTAATTGTATGAATGATTAAAAATCGGAGAATATAAACCTTTATATTGAGAATACTGTTTAGGCCCACAAACAATTCATGTACAACAATGTACAAATTACTCAACCTGATATAATCTGAGAAACATCATATACAACTACCTAATTTGATCACTACCGACTTCTGACATAAGAGTGAAAACGGTGCATGCCATCCAATTCAGTTACGGGGAGGGACTTCACAGGAATGTTgctggaccttcaagaagaaatGCTGTTTCCATGGCTTGTAAGATCAATgcagtattaaatttgaaattccTGAAGCTCCTGCCAGGCCCTACTATATCAAGATTTTTAGATTCATTTTCAGGCTTTGTGGGCTGGCTATCCATGAATGTTGAGCTACTCCCTGTAGAACTGTGCTTTGCTTTCCATACGCAAATTCCTTAACTAGTGTAAAAGGCTTGTCAGCAATCATCTAAGCAACTCACTTTTCAATTCTCAACAAAATCCCAAATAAAATACAATGCAGTGCAACGAATTGAACCATGTGTGTAACCAACTTACCTTTAAGGGGCAAATCAGGCCTTGGAGCCATAGGAGGTGGATGTGATGAAATCAATGATTTCAATGATCTGCATAAAGACACCAGTCTTCATAAATTTCAATAACTCCTGGGACAATGACCAAAACTATCAAAAATTACGTGCCGCTGTACTCACGCCAAAAAAGGGGACACCATATAAAGCTTGGGGCAGTGATTCCACGACATATCACTTCATCACTTGCTGGTTGAAGGTCATCAAGCCGGTGCCACATATAGATTCATATAAATAGAAGAACACCAGTACTCAAATACGAAACTAGGGACAAAATAGCAAATGCATTATAATGAATACACATGACACTATTAGAAAATGATCCAACCAGATAGAAAACAAAACTTAAAAGTAACATGAGAAAGCGTCACATACACTGATCTCCTTTTTGGTTTGTGGGGCAAATGCAGTATCATGTTTCACACCAGCAATAATGTAAAATTAGCTATATCTCAAAAACTCCATGCATAGATTCCTTTACATCATTGTTAGTTATTCGTGCCACTACTTCTTATTTCAAAGTCCATTTTAATTTCAGTTACTAATTTTTTACATAACCCCTTTAATTCTGTTTGATCCCAATTATACAATTATtaacaaaatactaaaaattcCCAATTTTGGCTTCAATCATTGATAAAGTTCATGTTTTTATGAATATCCATGTGCCCATATTAGTGATCTTCACTCAATGTGATTATTTTCAGCAACAAAGAGaataattaattgatattttCAGCCAAAAAATCAAAGATAGCAACAAAACAGAAAAGGGAAGAACAGGAAAATTTGTTGGAACTCACCAAATTAGGACTAGGTTGTGCGAAGGAAGCCGAGGAGTTGCTGAAGGCGAGGAGGAAGTTCGGGGACCTGCTGCTTCTGTCTCCGGCGACGAAGGGCGCAACGACGGCGCGAGACTGACTGCGAGGCGGTGACAAGACAGGGAGCGACGACGACGTCCAGTCCCGGGAGCTGCTGCTACTGCCACCAGCGACGATGAGGGTAGGGAAGGCGCGCAAGACCGGAGACCGTAGGAAAGCGACGACGAGCTTGTCAGAGACAGTGAGAGAGACCGATGCCGATAGAGGGAGAGGACTTGAGTTCGCGTCAATGAGGCAGAGAGGCAGAGTGAAAGATGAGAGAGCTGCAGTGACAGTAATGTCGAGGGGGAAGAAGACTGTGAAACGACATAGTTTCATAGatctaaggaaaaaaaaaaaaaaagacccgAACTGGTTTATGTAAACCGGATGGGTCGAACCGGGTTTAAAACATCTGGTTtggaaataaattttattaaccgGTTTTTAATAAACAATCAATCACAGAATGACACGTCAACAACTTAAAAAAAAGTTGTTTTGGACATTTTTATGGGAGTATCCCCTTCCTAATATATAACGACAGTTGTGCAATATCTTAAaatgaattttgatttttggAAAACTAAACTGATTACAACTCATTTCGATACAGAAAATTGACCTCTCATAACTATTTTGAAGACTAATTTTGGGTTTATTTACTTTACTCTACATGTGAGACTCACCTCTTTTGAAATTGATAAAACAATACGTTAATCACTAGTGTGGAGCTGAGACAATGTTGTGTTCCTATGGAAAATCTTCTGATGTCCTCTCTTTCTTGCTTGATGTAAGATTCAAGAGAGGAAATATGTCTTTTCCCCGTAATGAAAGCATTAATTCAAAGTATGGAAAACCTTTTTACATAGCTTAAAATATGCTGATTTATTCGGAGATTATGTAAAACAGTATATTCATCATTCCAAAATCTGTCATATATATAGTAAGAGATCAATGTCATGTTTGTAAGATAGGTTAACGTTACATTTTACAAAATATGTGTTAAATAAGGGAAATTCTACTATCTGAAGGAGGATTCCTTCCAAGCATTCGTGTCAAATTAAGAAGGTGTATGCGTGTATTTTGTAGTATAAATGTGACTTTGAACTTTAACAAGTGACAAGCAATGGCTGTAGAAGTTGGACCCACAATAGCAGGCTTTGTCTAGTAATTAACCTAGTTAATTTGGGTCACATATAgtggaaaaaaaagtgtaggatgggctaagaaattaaaaatttaaaaaagtatgtaatgaggtccaaaataaaaagaaaaatattgaaaCCAACAAAAAAATTAGACAAGGTTCTCTgtcttaaaaaaaacaaaatgataACTGGGAATACCAAAGAaactaaagaatatttttttttatttgacatcgTAATATTTATCATTATAAATCTTGTGCATGATTTACTATTCTAatgttttataatatatattattgttggtattagaaatgataaattaaataaaaaattaagcataaataataattaaaacataacTAGTAAGAAGTTAGAATTTACTAATAAGATTACTGAGAGTACTTAAAAAAgtactaaaatatgttattttaaatgttatttttaatgtagtaaatgaatattattttattataatctaaGTACTTAAAAAGTgatcaatttttatatgttattgtaaattaatcaataaatatgaacttttattataataataaaaaattattgcatactaaaatagataataataaaaaatactatataaaaaacatattaaaaaaggtagaaaaaaattaaatataattaaaaagataacataataatttaatataaagtttttttaataattatctatCTAGAATGATTTTAAGTAATATtattcaaacaatatttattttaacaattataaattttagcatAAAATAGGCAAACATAAATTTACGTGTATgtgtttattgtatatttttatatataatgttTAGTAATTATTGTGTTGGAAGTAATAATTAAGTGTTCTAAATTAGTTGTAGAGAGAATAACATTTTTCTCCTATGTACATAATATGTTAATGACAATccatgttttctatttttttaatgtatactCTTCTAGAGAAAAATGGAtccttccattttttttaacacttagagaataaattatgatctctcacctttaattctataagtaagactaaaaataaataagagatagAGAACAATAAAGGGTGAGACTAAACACTGGACACCATTCAGTTTTTTTTCATTGGAGATAATCTACTCCCCTTCTAGGGAACAATAATCACATAGAATTATGCTATGTGTACATTGAAATCAACTACGTAAATAAGATACATGTTGCAATATAAATACACGTTGAAACTAAATTAAACCACATATATacttatatacaaatacattggtgagtgattttagtggctaatttGATACGCGAAtagtatttttgaattaaataagaTGAACTTAagtttatttgaataaaataatcttaaaaagttaccttattgttattattattattattattgttattattattattattattaattgataatattagtataaaaaatatattgattattataataaatttaattatttttaatattttaagtagTTACAAAATCCGATCTCCTCTATAGACGTCACGAAGACCGAACGAGAATCGACAGTCTCAATTCAAGTGACGCCGACGGCAATGAAAAAGGTGGGGACGTGGGGTTCAGTGGCTGCCGAGGTTTATTGATGTCTCTCTTCTCTGATGTGGTGTTGGAGAGGGATGAGAGGTTCATGAAGGCATCTCCTTGTTTTTTTTGTCAGAAACGAAAGCACGCCATTCACATCATATGGGCtgtgtgaaattttttttttttttcaatctgtCGATGCAACATATTTGGCACACTTCATACCTACCAAACTCACTTGTATGTTTACTTCAGCATAAGCCCAAGCccacacaataaaaaaattcatgaatattaatatatttaatattatttatgattataaaattttaacattaaGATTTATAATGGTGAATTTTATAATGTAGAAGAGAGATTTCTTCTATATGTGTAGAAATATGTTATCATTTTAGTAGTAGAACAAGTATTTAAAAAGAGAGTGCAATTAAAGCTATGGTGAAAGATAAAAGCTAATTTTGGTACAGAGTGTGGATTCCACTgcagtagattttttttttccaaagataaatattattttattaatataaaataaaagtgtttccATAAGGAAGTACAAAAGAATTGGGTATTTCCATTTATCATCAGCTGTGACTGAAAGACTAAGAGCTTAAAGAAGAGTAAAGTAAGAGTAAAGAAAAAGTAGCATCTATCAGGTATGGTTCACGAGTTCACGCACTAAATTGCTAGCTTCTTTCACTATCTCTGGTGCTGGGCTTATTACCTTCTCAAAAACACATCGATTTCTCGCTTTCCAAGTGCTCCAACACAACGCCGCTATGAGGAGGGTCTTTTGTCTACCGTCGAATTGAGCCACTGCCCAGGATAAGACTCGTTGCCACCAATTGAAAAAAGTTTCTTCTTCTCTCATCCATAGGTCAGGGGTTATTAAGCTTAGGCTCCATATTATTGAAGACAGGGGGCATTGGAACaaagcatgagaaattgattcaGCCTTCAACATGCATCTTGGACAAGTGGCAGGAGTGGATGCGAACCGGCTGTGAACTTGTTGCAACACCGGAAGCTTTTCATGAAGACTTTTCCatagaaaaatcttaattttatgtgGTAATTTCAACTCCCAAATGCTATTCCAGACTCTGTTGTGTATGTTCTGGGACCTCAATGAAGTAGGAGAATGAAAGAATCCATAAGCAATTTTGTATCCTGACCCAACTTCATATATACCAGATTTTGTCCAGCACCAATTAACTTCATCCTCTTCCtctgttggtttgattgaaaaaattttattgcatatatCAACTGAAAAAATCGACTCAATCAGATTTTTATTCCAACTTCTATCAGGATTTAGTAACGCACTAACGTAATACACTTGCATATTTGGCGGGATTGTGAGTGCATTTTGAGGGACATTAAGGGGCACTGGTGGTGGGAGCCAGGGGTCATGGAAGATGCGAACATTAGTGCCAGAGCCTATTTTCCATAACAAGCCTTTCTCGATCACCTTGCGCCCTTCAAGAACACTTCTCCAACCCCACGACGGTATGCTTCCTATCTCTGCATGTAGGAAATCTGTATATCTGAAATAtttagctttgagcattcttgatatAGTAGAATTAGGGTATTTCATTAGACGCCAACATTGCTTACCCAATAAAGCCAAATTTTGCGCCCTTAGATCCTTGATCCCCAGCCCTCCATCTTTCTTTGGTCTCGTCATTGTGTCTCATTTAATCCAAACCATTCTTCATTCTGCGCCTTTTTGACCCCACCAAAATTGTGAGAGCATGCTATGAATCTCAGTCAACAGCGTGTCCGGGAGCTTGAaacaagagagtgtataaataggaatcgcCTCCCCCACCGCTCTCAATAGCGTGTGCCTGCCACCTGATGACAATATACTTCTTTTCCAACCCATAATCCTCTTCTGAACTTTATCCTTGATAGCTCCGAAggttgctttctttgatttttgaactaTAGATGGCAGTCCCAGGTATTTGTCTTGTGCTCCGATATGTTCAATATTTAGTGTCTGAGCAACTGCTAGTCTTGTGTTCTGAGGAGTGTTGTGACTGAAAAAGATAGCCGACTTATTCAAATTGACTTTTTGCCCACTAAAACCCTCATAGGTCTCTAGCAATTCTAGAATGCTTTGGCTTGTATTAGGTGCGCTCTTGCAAAAAAGGATTGAATCATCAGCAAACAAAAGGTGATTAATTGTTTGGCATCTCCGATTAACTTGAACTCCTTGAATTAATCTGTTTtgctctgccttgtgtagcaagaaggaaagtccttctgcacaaaaaagaaagagatatggAGATAGGGGGTCACCCTGTCGGATGCCCCTATTTGGCCTAAAATAGCCAAATGGTTGACCTTCCACAACAATAGAGTAAGAAACAGTCGTTACCAATTCCTTAGTCCAGTTAATCCATTTAGCATCAAACCCCAGCTTATCCATAATATACCATAAAAAATGCCATTCAACCCTATCATAAGCCTTGCTCATGTCTAGTTTAATAGCCATCTCATGCTCTGCCccacttctcttatttttcaaatagtgCATACATTCGTGGGCAATTAGAATATTATCTGAAATGAGTCTTCCTTTGAGAAACGCACTCTGATTtggacttataattttatttataatacctTGTAATCGGTGCACCAtaactttagaaataattttatacataactgAAGACAAACTGATCGGTCGTACCTGAGTCATGTCACTGGCATCTGGCAcctttggaatcaaacaaatttgagtatgattgaaactttttaaaattctgcCACTGTGAAAGAAACTTCTCACTGCCTTAAAAACGTCACCTCCAACTATAtcccagaaaaagtgaaaaaacttaGCTGTAAACCCGTCATCACCAGGAGCACTCTGAGCATGAACACTAAATGTAGCTCTTTTGACCTCGTCCATAGTTACTGGCCTTTGGAGCCTACGGTTCATGGAAGCTGTAACCTTAGACTCCAAATCCTCTAAGTATGGATTCGGATCAGCCGAAcaagaagaagtaaaaatatcgCAAAAGTAGTCCTCAGCTACCTTTGCAATATCCTCCGGTTTCGATGCAATCTCATTGTCCCTCCCCACTAATCTCCAAATTTTGTTCCTTCGCATCCTTGATTGAAATTTCTGGTGAAAGAATCTAGTGTTCTGATCTCCTTCTTTTAGCCACTTGATTCTAGATTTTTCTCGCCAATagctctcttctttcaaatatgccAGCTCCAACTTCTCTTCCAAACTGGTAACCTCCTCTCCCCCATTGATTCCAGCCACCCGTAACTCCTCTAGTTTAGCTTGAAGGTCCTCAATTTCTTTCCGGGAGTTTGTTTTGTGAGTTTTCTGCCATTGAACCAGTCTATGTCTACAAACTTTCAACTTTTGGGCCAAGGAGAACATAGCCGAGCCTACAACTTCCATTCTCCACACTTCACTGACAATTCTCTTGACATCCTCTTCTCCACACCAACGTTCCTGGTATTTAAACCGCCTTTTACTATGCCAGGATTGAGGTTCGGTTTCCATCAAAATTGGAGCATGATCCGAGCCTGACTCTGTGAGCCTGTGCACCACTGCATTCGGAAACTTCAACTTCCATTCCATCCCAACTAAATAGCGGTCAAGCCTCTCCTTCACCAAATCCTCTCCTTGTCTTCGATTTGTCCACGTGAAGGGGTGCCCCACCATTCCAATATCCACCAATTCGTTACTGTCAATAAAATTAGTGAATGTTGCAATGGTGGTTGCTGATTTTTGGCCTCCACCCTCCTTTTCCGCTTGGCTTGTTATAGCATTAAAATCGCCTGCTATTACCACTTTTCCTTCCATGTGTTGGCTCATTGTTATAAGCTCCTCAAACTGTAAGGATCGAATTTGTTCTGAACAACTCAAATGGACACCAATGAACGCCCATACCTCACTGCTTCCGACTTCCTTAATTTCGGCTGCCACAAAAAATTCTCCACTGCTAATAATTTGAACACTGATGCTGTCCTTCCAAGCTAGCACAAGTCCTCCTGCCACTCCTGCCGGGTTAACAATATGCCAGTTTTCGTAGCCGCATACCCGAAGTTTTGCTTCCACCTGTCGAGATTGGTTCTTTGTTTCACTTATAAACACAATCTCGGGGGAGTGGGATTTACAGATCCCTTTTAAGGTGTGAattgtcaggggtctccccaaaccc is drawn from Arachis hypogaea cultivar Tifrunner chromosome 12, arahy.Tifrunner.gnm2.J5K5, whole genome shotgun sequence and contains these coding sequences:
- the LOC112727816 gene encoding uncharacterized protein, with product MKLCRFTVFFPLDITVTAALSSFTLPLCLIDANSSPLPLSASVSLTVSDKLVVAFLRSPVLRAFPTLIVAGGSSSSSRDWTSSSLPVLSPPRSQSRAVVAPFVAGDRSSRSPNFLLAFSNSSASFAQPSPNLELLKFMKTGVFMQIIEIIDFITSTSYGSKA